A stretch of the Aphis gossypii isolate Hap1 chromosome 2, ASM2018417v2, whole genome shotgun sequence genome encodes the following:
- the LOC114123175 gene encoding probable E3 ubiquitin-protein ligase HERC4 isoform X4 has product MYCWGNTINGELGLGGIEENYILSPTEIVNFENINNIKSVACGNNHTLVVTEDGQLYACGSNDFGQLGHDGCRTKLQKIPGVESLVMTNVACGEAHSMALNEWGQLYTWGSDSCGQLGLETDEGILYKPKIVKSLASMLLVQISCGYKHCMALTNHGELYTWGSNEFGQLGLGLGPGNVSKPTLVNSLIGLPISFIACGGYHSFVVSKSGAVYGWGKNDFGQLGVNSQTSLSSPTQLKTIRSVKVKYISGGEDFSVFLTYDGGVFTCGAGMYGQLGHGSFSNEIVPRKVLELMGSTVTQVACGRRHTLTLVPSKGRVYSFGLGSVGQLGTKASINSNTPQLVLGPWLSPSGTSMIETNKEYIVKSIYAGGDQCFVKVTHKSLEINPDDYRILQESSQIWTVKLPDVINLSTILPENPVDQERMSFVEIVMSSLSCLNGSFLMLNDIHYTCTENNHGIDFELAALCFDAISHVRNTSLSDLILTSLASAVDSLSLPSPDVESLRFYLTLPIYHEFQNITNATILQVPYAEALLNLKNMDITTIELWISSMPVMYFESLLMVYKNVLIDQLNTNTNSAQQTFWDKALIVATSVLAKLNKLNSNLNGHQVKKGQLKVPYTSFYIPQLADKIDIRFDYMRWIHADNNGIKNQDFYFCNYPFLFNAEAKTILLQVDQKLQMQQAMQAAATRAFTQLLFMDGTDGLINQFIELNVSRENMVEDTIRELSHYTQYDYKKPLKVKFIGEEAEDAGGVKKEFFMLLIKEILDPKFGMFVNYEETNMIWFNDSSFEDVTMYYLIGLMCGLAIYNFTIIDLPFPLALYKKLLNEPVTFQDLKDLDPITVKSFEELLAYNKPDLDEVFNLTFEITKEVYGEIQTIPLKTDGSNIIVNQKNKHEFVDLYVDMVLNRRVEKQFNVFKDAFLKVCGGRVLRLFHSQELMAVVVGNQDYDWIEWENNAEYKNGYTKDDETIKMFWEVFHEFDVDHKKKFLLFLTGSDRVPIMGMKAIKIYIQPTIDDNFLPVAHTCFNLLDLPRYQSKGKLKYKLTQAIHQTQGFSLV; this is encoded by the exons ATGTATTGTTGGGGCAACACAATCAATGGAGAGCTCGGTCTGGGTGGTATTGAGGAAAATTATATCCTCAGCCCAACAGAAATAgtcaattttgaaaacataaataatattaaatcag TGGCTTGTGGAAATAATCATACACTGGTCGTAACTGAAGATGGACAATTATATGCTTGTGGCAGTAACGATTTCGGTCAGTTGGGACATGATGGATGTCGGACAAAAttac aaaaaattCCAGGAGTTGAATCATTAGTGATGACAAATGTTGCATGTGGAGAAGCTCATTCAATGGCACTTAACGAATGGGGACAATTATACACTTGGGGTTCTGACTCTTGTGGACAATTAG GACTTGAAACTGATGAAGGTATTCtatataaaccaaaaattgtaaaatcattaGCCAGTATGCTATTAGTTCAAATTAGTTGTGGATATAAACATTGTATGGCTCTAACAAATC ATGGAGAGTTATACACTTGGGGCTCAAATGAATTTGGACAGTTAGGCCTTGGACTTGGTCCTGGTAATGTGTCAAAGCCTACATTGGTTAATTCCCTGATTGGTTTACCTATTTCATTTATTGCTTGTGGTGGATATCATAGTTTTGTAGTGTCAAAATCAG GTGCTGTTTATGGTTGgggtaaaaatgattttgggCAATTAGGTGTTAACAGTCAAACCAGCTTATCATCTCCTACACAACTAAAAACGATTCGATCTgtcaaagtaaaatatatttctgggGGAGAAGACTTCTCTGTATTCTTGACATAT gatgGTGGAGTTTTTACATGTGGTGCTGGTATGTATGGTCAACTAGGCCATGGTTCATTTTCAAACGAAATTGTTCCGAGAAAAGTACTTGAACTTATGGGGAGTACTGTGACCCAAGTTGCATGTGGACg AAGACATACTTTAACTTTAGTACCTTCAAAAGGTCGAGTCTACTCATTTGGACTTGGTAGTGTCGGTCAGTTAGGTACAAAAGCatcaattaattcaaatacacCACAATTAGTATTAGGTCCTTGGCTATCTCCATCTGGAACATCTATGATAGAAACAAATAAGGAATATATTGTGAAAAGTATTTATGCGGGAGGTGATCAATGTTTTGTTAAAGTTACTCATAAATCG CTTGAGATTAATCCAGACGATTATCGAATATTACAAGAAAGTTCTCAAATCTGGACTGTAAAGCTTCCAGATGTGATAAATTTATCAACCATTTTACCAGAAAATCCTGTTGACCAAGAAAGAATGtc attTGTAGAAATAGTGATGAGCAGTTTGTCATGTTTAAATGGCTCATTTTTAATGCTGAATGATATTCATTACACTTGTACAGAAAATAATCATGGTATAGACTTTGAACTAGCTGCATTGTGTTTTGATGCCATTAGTCATGTACGCAATACTTCATTAAGTGATTTA atactaACATCTTTAGCCAGCGCAGTTGATTCTTTATCATTGCCTTCTCCTGATGTAGAGTCTTTAAGATTTTATCTGACTTTACCTATATACCAtgagtttcaaaatattacaaatgctACTATACTTCAAGTGCCTTATGCTGAAgctttattaaatctaaaaaatatggaTATAACAACTATTG agTTATGGATTTCTTCAATGCCtgttatgtattttgaaagtttattaatggtatataaaaatgtattaattgatcAATTGAACACTAATACAAATTCTGCT CAACAAACATTTTGGGATAAAGCATTGATAGTTGCTACTTCTGTATtagctaaattaaataaattaaattccaaTCTAAATGGGCATCAAGTGAAGAAAGGCCAGTTAAAAGTGCCATACACCTCATTTTATATTCCCCAATTAGCTGATAAGATAGATATTCGTTTTGATTATATGAGGTGGATACATGCTGATAATAATggaattaaa aatcaagatttttatttttgtaattacccTTTTCTATTCAATGCTGAAGCTAAAACAATACTTTTACAAGTCGATCAGAAATTGCAG ATGCAGCAAGCAATGCAAGCTGCTGCAACAAGAGCATTTACGCAATTGCTATTTATGGATGGAACTGAtggtttaataaatcaatttattgagCTTAATGTTTCACGGGAAAACATGGTTGAAGATACAATACGTGAATTGTCTCATTATActcaatatgattataaaaaacctTTGAAG gtaaaatttATTGGTGAAGAAGCTGAGGATGCTGGAGGAgtgaaaaaagaatttttcatGCTTTTGATCAAAGAAATTTTAGATCCAAAATTCggtatgtttgtaaattatgaaGAGACAAACATGATATGGTTTAATGACTCTTCCTTTGAAGATGTTACAATGTACTATcttattg GTTTGATGTGTGGCTTAGCGATTTATAATTTCACTATCATAGACTTACCATTTCCTCTAGCATTGTATAAAAAACTACTTAATGAACCTGTCACCTTTCAAGATCTTAAAGATCTAGATCCAATTACGGTTAA gAGTTTTGAAGAATTATTAGCTTATAATAAACCAGATTTAGATGAAGTATTTAATCTCACTTTTGAAATCACTAAAGAAGTTTATGGAGAAATTCAAACAATTCCATTGAAAACGGATGgatctaatataatagttaatcaaAAGAATAA ACATGAATTTGTTGATTTGTACGTTGATATGGTTTTAAACCGAAGagttgaaaaacaatttaatgtatttaaagatGCGTTTTTAAAAGTGTGCGGTGGACGGGTATTGAGGTTATTCCATTCACAAGAACTAATGGCTGTTGTAGTGGGCAATCAAGACTATGACTGGATTGAATGGGAAAATAATGctgaatataaaaatggttataCTAAAGATGATgagacaataaaaatgttttgggaGGTATTTCATGAGTTTGATGTTGATcacaaaaagaagtttttgctatttttaacAGGAAGTGATCGTGTACCCATTATGGGAATGAAAGCAATAAAA ATTTATATCCAACCTACCATTGATGATAACTTCTTACCTGTAGCACACACATGCTTCAACCTTTTAGATTTACCAAGGTATCAATCTAAAGGAAAACTGAAGTATAAGCTGACTCAGGCCATTCACCAGACACAAGGATTTTCTCTGGTCTAA